A stretch of the Thiomicrorhabdus xiamenensis genome encodes the following:
- the ftsW gene encoding putative lipid II flippase FtsW has protein sequence MQRAQSNQPKIDLTLVGLLGTVVFIGLVMLFSASIAYAEERYANEFFFVIRQTIALGLGLVAAYVVYQIPLSTWIHRRGGLLLLSLLLLVAVLIVGMEINGSKRWLPLGVFNFQPSELMKFSVIVFMAAYLTLHKSEVSESFTAVLRLALPFGFMALLLILEPDFGSVMVITMIIVGMLLISGAPYRFFVYTIIPMIGILAALLLLEPYRIARLTSFFDPWQDPYGTGYQLIQAILAQGSGGWTGVGLGNSVQKMLYLPDAHTDFIFSIFAEEFGFLGVLGLVVLYLAVIYRLFRIAYQAKQANYNFGALYVYGVSFWFVLQVGINMGANLGVIPTKGLTLPLFSYGGSSMILFLIAFALVLKVEHVSRFYPDPKNSDDYDLKTDQEFAAEDEEKKAEKAVKKTRKVRREPKTRAA, from the coding sequence ATGCAGAGAGCACAAAGCAATCAGCCTAAAATTGACCTGACGCTGGTCGGACTGCTGGGAACGGTGGTCTTTATCGGGTTGGTTATGCTGTTTTCCGCATCGATCGCCTACGCCGAAGAACGCTATGCGAACGAATTTTTCTTTGTCATTCGCCAAACCATCGCTTTGGGACTGGGGTTGGTGGCGGCCTATGTTGTCTATCAGATTCCGCTCTCGACCTGGATACACCGACGGGGCGGGTTGCTTCTGCTCAGTCTGCTGCTGTTGGTGGCGGTACTGATCGTCGGGATGGAGATTAACGGCTCCAAGCGCTGGCTGCCGCTGGGAGTGTTTAATTTTCAGCCCTCGGAGTTGATGAAGTTTTCGGTCATTGTCTTTATGGCCGCTTATCTGACTTTGCACAAGAGCGAAGTTTCCGAAAGTTTTACTGCGGTTCTGCGACTGGCGCTGCCTTTCGGATTTATGGCGCTGTTACTGATTCTGGAACCGGATTTCGGGAGCGTCATGGTCATCACCATGATTATTGTCGGCATGCTGCTGATATCGGGCGCGCCTTATCGTTTCTTTGTCTATACCATTATTCCGATGATCGGGATACTGGCGGCACTGCTACTTCTTGAGCCTTACCGAATTGCGCGATTGACCTCGTTTTTCGATCCCTGGCAGGATCCTTACGGGACCGGTTACCAGTTGATTCAGGCGATACTGGCGCAAGGTTCCGGTGGCTGGACCGGTGTCGGTCTTGGCAATAGTGTGCAGAAAATGCTCTATCTGCCGGATGCGCATACCGACTTTATTTTCTCGATTTTTGCCGAGGAATTCGGTTTTCTCGGCGTTCTGGGGTTGGTGGTACTTTATCTGGCGGTGATCTATCGCCTGTTCCGTATCGCCTATCAGGCCAAACAGGCAAATTATAATTTCGGTGCCTTGTATGTGTATGGCGTCAGTTTCTGGTTTGTTCTGCAGGTCGGGATTAATATGGGCGCTAATCTTGGGGTGATCCCGACCAAAGGTTTGACGCTACCGCTGTTCAGTTACGGCGGCAGTAGTATGATTCTGTTTTTGATCGCGTTTGCGCTGGTGTTGAAAGTCGAGCATGTCTCGCGTTTCTATCCGGATCCGAAAAACAGCGACGACTACGACCTGAAAACCGATCAGGAATTTGCCGCTGAAGATGAAGAAAAGAAAGCCGAAAAGGCGGTCAAGAAAACACGCAAAGTGCGCAGAGAGCCGAAAACACGAGCTGCTTAA
- the mraY gene encoding phospho-N-acetylmuramoyl-pentapeptide-transferase — translation MLVYLTEYLQQYISGFAVFSYITMRTIMSVLTALLLSFIIGPGMIRWLTRLKVGQAIRSDGPQTHLVKKGTPTMGGTMILFSVAVSVILWGDLTNHYLLIVTLTMLAFGVIGFIDDYKKVVYRDPKGMSAKHKYLLQSLIGFIAAYALFAMATVPAETDLLIPYMKDTVIHLGAWTILLSYFVIVGTSNAVNLTDGLDGLAIMPTVMISGALGVFAYLSGNAVFSNYLNIPYIPGVSEITIFAAALVGAGLGFLWYNAHPAQVFMGDVGSLSIGAALGVMAIAVKQELVLVIMGGVFVAETLSVILQVGSYKLRGKRIFLMAPLHHHFEQKGWHESTVIVRFWIVTIILVLVGLASLKIR, via the coding sequence ATGCTAGTTTATCTGACCGAATATCTGCAACAGTATATTTCCGGTTTTGCCGTATTCAGCTACATCACGATGCGCACTATTATGAGTGTGCTGACCGCGTTGCTGTTGTCATTCATTATCGGCCCGGGAATGATTCGCTGGTTGACACGCCTTAAGGTTGGTCAGGCGATTCGCAGTGACGGCCCACAGACCCATCTGGTCAAAAAAGGGACGCCGACCATGGGGGGAACCATGATTCTGTTTTCGGTCGCGGTTTCTGTCATTTTGTGGGGCGATCTGACCAACCATTACCTGCTGATTGTGACTTTGACCATGCTGGCGTTCGGCGTGATCGGCTTTATCGACGACTATAAGAAAGTCGTGTACCGCGATCCCAAAGGAATGAGCGCCAAGCACAAATATCTTCTACAGTCGTTGATCGGCTTTATTGCCGCTTATGCGTTGTTTGCAATGGCTACGGTACCGGCCGAAACTGATCTGCTGATTCCGTATATGAAAGACACCGTAATCCATTTGGGTGCCTGGACGATTCTGCTCAGTTACTTTGTGATTGTCGGGACTTCGAATGCGGTGAATCTGACCGACGGACTGGATGGTTTGGCAATTATGCCGACGGTGATGATTTCGGGCGCTTTAGGCGTATTCGCTTATCTGTCCGGCAACGCAGTCTTTTCCAACTATCTGAATATTCCTTACATTCCCGGGGTCAGTGAAATCACGATTTTTGCGGCTGCGTTGGTCGGTGCCGGACTTGGTTTTCTCTGGTATAACGCCCATCCGGCGCAGGTATTTATGGGGGATGTAGGCTCATTGTCAATCGGCGCGGCGCTGGGCGTTATGGCGATCGCAGTCAAGCAGGAACTGGTGCTGGTTATTATGGGTGGAGTGTTTGTCGCCGAAACTCTGTCGGTGATTTTACAGGTTGGTTCCTACAAGTTGCGCGGAAAACGAATTTTCCTGATGGCGCCGCTGCACCATCATTTTGAGCAGAAAGGGTGGCACGAGTCGACCGTCATTGTCCGTTTCTGGATTGTCACGATTATTCTGGTGCTGGTCGGTTTAGCCTCACTGAAAATTCGATAA
- the murD gene encoding UDP-N-acetylmuramoyl-L-alanine--D-glutamate ligase yields MILVAGLGVTGQSVLRFLQVQKEACCAFDTRVDFDCSALQEQFPEVSFATGELPAKWRAQIKTLVLSPGIAVREPWVQELVANGVEVIGDIELFARAVGVPVVAITGSNGKSTVTTLIGEVLRTAGFEVAVAGNIGLPALDALLDDVEYEIYVLELSSFQLETTYSLHCISATVLNISEDHMDRYDDLAAYVHAKYKIFSDTELAVLPTDLKDLTSIKDRIVRFGPGVPQSNRDYGIIEMDNQRFLAKGEEPLINTAEMLLKGKHHQLNALAMMALCEPFQISKQVFSQVLTNFAGLPHRTQLVAEVNGVQWINDSKGTNVGATLTALETFGAEIDGRIILLAGGVSKDADFSPLTEAVQEFCSAVILFGRDRGIIEQALLQNGFDQIKQVETLADAVSLAAGLVESGDCVLFSPACASFDQFSNYVERGEVFKRIVKEQFAMSSVPPSAAVENAQNL; encoded by the coding sequence ATGATTTTAGTCGCCGGTTTAGGGGTTACAGGTCAGTCGGTATTACGCTTTTTGCAGGTGCAGAAAGAAGCCTGCTGTGCTTTTGATACGCGCGTTGATTTCGACTGCTCGGCGCTTCAGGAACAGTTTCCCGAAGTCTCCTTCGCGACCGGAGAGCTGCCAGCAAAATGGCGTGCGCAGATTAAAACACTGGTATTGAGTCCGGGGATTGCCGTACGCGAGCCTTGGGTGCAGGAACTGGTTGCCAATGGCGTGGAAGTCATCGGTGATATCGAACTTTTCGCACGGGCTGTCGGTGTTCCGGTGGTCGCCATTACCGGGTCGAACGGTAAAAGTACGGTAACGACTCTGATCGGCGAAGTGTTGCGAACGGCCGGTTTCGAAGTTGCTGTGGCGGGCAATATTGGACTGCCAGCCTTGGATGCTTTGCTTGACGATGTCGAATACGAAATTTACGTTCTGGAGCTGTCGAGTTTTCAACTGGAAACGACTTATTCCCTGCACTGTATTTCTGCGACGGTTCTGAATATCAGTGAAGATCATATGGACCGCTATGATGATCTTGCCGCTTATGTGCATGCCAAATACAAAATCTTTTCCGATACCGAGCTGGCGGTCTTACCGACGGATTTGAAAGACCTGACTTCAATAAAAGACCGAATTGTGCGTTTTGGACCGGGTGTCCCGCAGAGCAATCGCGATTACGGAATTATTGAGATGGATAATCAAAGATTTCTTGCCAAAGGAGAGGAACCTTTGATCAATACCGCGGAAATGTTGTTGAAGGGTAAGCACCATCAGCTGAATGCTTTGGCGATGATGGCGTTATGCGAACCTTTCCAGATTTCCAAGCAGGTCTTCTCGCAGGTGCTGACGAATTTTGCCGGTCTGCCGCATCGCACTCAGCTGGTTGCCGAAGTCAACGGTGTGCAGTGGATCAACGATTCCAAAGGAACCAATGTCGGTGCAACCCTGACGGCGCTGGAAACTTTCGGCGCCGAGATCGACGGGCGTATTATTCTGCTGGCCGGAGGTGTCAGCAAAGATGCGGATTTTTCACCACTGACGGAAGCGGTGCAAGAGTTCTGTTCGGCGGTTATTCTCTTCGGACGCGATCGCGGCATTATCGAGCAGGCGCTTTTACAGAACGGTTTTGATCAGATTAAGCAGGTTGAAACGCTGGCGGATGCGGTTTCGCTCGCTGCCGGCCTGGTCGAAAGTGGCGATTGCGTTCTGTTTTCACCGGCCTGCGCCAGTTTTGACCAGTTTTCGAATTATGTCGAAAGGGGTGAGGTCTTCAAGCGTATTGTCAAAGAGCAGTTTGCCATGAGCAGTGTTCCTCCTTCGGCAGCTGTCGAGAACGCTCAGAATCTATAG
- the murG gene encoding undecaprenyldiphospho-muramoylpentapeptide beta-N-acetylglucosaminyltransferase, protein MSSEKSKKVMVMAGGTGGHVFPGIAIAHELQKHEVQVHWLGTAGGMEKNWVENAEIPFSQIQIRGLRGNGLLGWIKAPLNVWKAYRQAKKIMQQQQPDLVLGMGGFVCGPGGLAAKSLKIPLVLHEQNAIPGLTNRLLAKLADLVMLAFPVAKDSPKQFSAKANCKLFGNPVREGLEQIETLKADEPCRLLVLGGSRGAQALNLTVPQALAKLPESERPEVLHQTGEKTLAEAKRAYQEAGVDAQIVPFIDDMQQAYRNATMLVCRSGALTVSELMAVARPAIMVPYPHAVDDHQTANAQALVNLGGGQIISQSELTADTLLAALQPWCADGNKRAVASVRIRKEASQQAREQITAELLQRLK, encoded by the coding sequence ATGAGTTCAGAAAAGAGTAAAAAAGTGATGGTGATGGCCGGTGGAACCGGCGGGCATGTTTTTCCCGGCATTGCCATTGCGCATGAATTGCAGAAGCATGAGGTGCAGGTCCACTGGTTAGGAACTGCTGGAGGTATGGAGAAGAACTGGGTCGAGAATGCGGAAATTCCGTTTTCACAGATTCAGATCCGCGGGCTGCGCGGCAACGGGCTTCTCGGGTGGATTAAAGCGCCTTTGAATGTGTGGAAGGCGTATCGGCAGGCAAAAAAAATCATGCAGCAGCAGCAGCCGGATCTGGTTCTGGGGATGGGCGGTTTCGTCTGCGGTCCCGGCGGGCTGGCGGCAAAAAGTCTGAAAATACCGTTGGTTCTGCATGAGCAGAATGCGATTCCCGGATTGACCAATCGTTTGCTGGCTAAGTTGGCCGATCTGGTCATGCTGGCGTTTCCGGTGGCTAAGGACAGTCCAAAACAGTTTTCCGCCAAGGCGAATTGTAAACTCTTCGGGAACCCGGTTCGAGAAGGCCTGGAACAGATTGAAACTCTGAAAGCTGATGAACCTTGCCGGTTGCTGGTATTAGGCGGCAGTCGCGGCGCTCAGGCGCTGAACCTGACGGTGCCTCAGGCTCTGGCCAAATTGCCTGAATCGGAGCGACCTGAGGTCCTGCATCAGACCGGAGAGAAAACCCTCGCCGAAGCGAAAAGAGCTTACCAGGAAGCCGGCGTGGATGCGCAGATAGTGCCTTTTATCGACGATATGCAGCAGGCGTATCGCAATGCGACCATGCTGGTGTGCCGTTCCGGCGCACTGACCGTCAGCGAATTGATGGCCGTTGCCCGTCCGGCGATTATGGTGCCTTATCCGCATGCCGTAGATGATCATCAGACGGCGAATGCTCAAGCGCTGGTGAATCTCGGCGGTGGCCAGATCATTTCTCAGAGTGAGTTGACTGCCGACACTCTGCTGGCGGCTTTACAGCCTTGGTGCGCAGATGGCAATAAACGCGCGGTCGCTTCGGTAAGAATTCGTAAAGAGGCCTCGCAACAGGCGCGCGAACAGATCACCGCCGAGTTGTTACAGCGATTGAAATAG
- a CDS encoding SDR family NAD(P)-dependent oxidoreductase: protein MKGLAGKRVLITGASSGIGAGMARVLAGYGCKLVLHYCHNQSGIENTLADVEAFGAEADVFRCDFTRLDTLEAFFEQAWDRFDGLDALVNNAGIVSKVTALKDPKGEQFNQTLAVNLQAPYQLSCCFAQKCIAAKQPGRIVNNSSIHGQQTCEWFSAYAASKAALDAVSKVQAVEWGQYGINVNVLAPGVVPVERTDRILSQEEMKQKWTGAMPVGRYGTTQEMGEATAYLLSDLTSWMSGSVLTLDGGLIARGNYPQR from the coding sequence ATGAAAGGATTAGCGGGTAAACGTGTTTTGATTACCGGTGCCTCAAGCGGGATTGGCGCCGGAATGGCCAGAGTATTGGCCGGGTACGGCTGCAAGCTGGTTTTGCATTACTGTCATAACCAATCCGGAATCGAGAATACGCTGGCGGACGTCGAAGCGTTCGGCGCCGAGGCCGACGTATTTCGTTGCGATTTCACCCGTCTCGATACGTTGGAAGCTTTTTTTGAACAGGCATGGGATCGATTCGACGGGCTGGACGCGCTGGTAAATAATGCCGGGATTGTTTCCAAGGTGACGGCGCTTAAAGACCCCAAAGGCGAGCAGTTCAATCAGACGTTGGCGGTTAATCTGCAGGCCCCTTATCAGTTGAGTTGTTGTTTTGCGCAAAAGTGCATCGCGGCGAAACAGCCGGGTCGAATCGTTAATAACTCCAGTATCCACGGCCAGCAGACCTGTGAATGGTTTTCCGCCTATGCGGCTTCCAAGGCTGCATTGGACGCTGTGTCTAAAGTTCAGGCGGTCGAGTGGGGGCAGTACGGTATCAACGTCAATGTTTTGGCACCGGGGGTAGTGCCGGTGGAGAGAACCGATCGAATCCTCTCTCAGGAAGAGATGAAGCAAAAATGGACGGGTGCAATGCCGGTTGGCCGCTATGGAACCACGCAAGAAATGGGAGAGGCGACGGCGTATCTTTTATCCGATTTGACTTCCTGGATGAGCGGCTCGGTTCTGACTTTGGACGGCGGTCTGATTGCCAGAGGCAATTATCCCCAGCGCTAA